The segment AACAGGCTTTACATCGCCGTGGGTGGATTGTGAGTATATGGACCATGAAAAACGGTGTCCAAAAGTGTGTTTGAATTGTGTATAATGAGCCGACAGATAAGATGAAACAACGGTACTGAACGGTTGTTTCTTAGATATTTTTGTGCTACAAAATCTCTAAGAGATGCCATCTCTATATGTTCTCTATATGTTCACGCCGCACTGAGTGTGGCGTGAACATATAGTCTGGGATCGTCATAGCTGGCAGAATGCTTGTtaaaacagtacagtatgtagtgTTACATGACGTACAAGTCGAAAATAGCCATTCACGGTATAGTATAACTTTTATACGAGTTGAACCTATATCTAATGCCGATGAATAGTAAAAAGCTAAGATTAATATTTGTGGTCcctttaaaattgaaaaatattcccaaatatgttacattgtttGATAAGAGCATGTGTAAACAATTCAAGTTGGgttcttcacccccccccctccccttatttTCAGTTTCGGTGTAAGAGGACAAGGGTTGAgggtggatcaagttgtttggttttattttcacaGTCTCTATCTTTGGTGACTTTCCTTAAAACGGCTAGTATACCTTGCTTCTTCGGTTTGTTCTTAGAAAATATTTTTCGTTTCGCCTACAGGGGGTAGTCTACAGCTGCTAGAATGCGTTTAAACGCACTATATGTATTGTCACATGAcgcaactccccccccccccaaaaaaaaaataataataataataataataaatacaattgCGTGGCAGATCTCATtccaaaatttggttatatGACCACTATGAGGTCATCCCTCTTACTCACTAAGTTTGGAGAACATTAGCCTTGCATTTTAAATTGACCGCTTGACCTTTGGCATTTTGTGTTAAAACCGATCTAAACATTCATAAAGTTGATTCAAACAGTCATTGTATATACTTACTTATGGCTACGAAACTTTCAGGTCTTTTCTCGTTGGCATGTACATAATAGCCATtagaaaagtttcatttttttcacacAGTTACGATTCAAATCCATCCAGCGTCGAAGCCCCAACTTCTATCTACAGATACAACGAAGACGAAGATAAGTTTGAACTTTTCCAAGAGCTGACAAATACAGAAATAACACTTAAACTATCTAACTTTGTCCTTTCTGGGAAGCAGTATCTATTTGTATCAACTTACCAGGTGTTCGGTGGATCTAAGATCACAAACTCATCCCTGTTTGTGTATCAAAATGCAACAGGTTGGTAAACAtgctattttttaaataaattctaTTTGCAGTTACTATATAGGCGTAGGTACATGTATAGGAGGGGTAGAAGGGCCGTTGCAACATGCCTTCCAACGTGGGGGACAGGAGCAAAGTACGTTTAAAACTAGGTACGGATGGACCTTTTGTATATTAGCAATAGAAATACCCTACAATAAAGTGTTCAGTTTTAGTTTCCAATACTTCATGATGCGTCTAATCTTCGGTTTGTTTTCgacaacaaaaaaattaaacttctGACAGGAATAGTCAAATCTCGATGCAACAATAAAATTCGTGCATGCAGCATAGTAAAAGTAGAAATTTGGCCACCGTAGCATTTACAcacctgcacccccccccccccttcaccttTTGATAGTTCCCCGCAGCATTGCAAAAAAAAGGAAGCTCTAACACGCAAGTATAGGTGGCGGCATTTATGGATATCTTGTAAAGTGAGAGGGCAGTGGGTGGCTAGTTTCGACAGAACACCaaaatttgtctcaaaataGTATTGCGTCACTCGGTGAAATCATCAATGAAAGCCAGCAATACACGCGCGCGAAGCGTGCTTAACATTTTTCTACCGTATCATAAATATTCTTATGatcacgtttttttttcttttatttgataaaatattaCGTGacttgttttaatgtttttttttagattcGTTTGAGATACACCAGACCTTTGCGACATATGGTATATGGGGTGCGTATACCAAAAGAACAACGGCCGGAGACTTTTTTATGTTTCTTGCTTATCACTATGGCGACAATTATGACGAAACCTCTGAGGTAAGGTCACATTGAATTTACAAATGATTATGTTTACTTTGATGTAATACGTGATTGTATAGACAAAAACCTCTGAATACATTTTCACGTAGGAgacgcggggggggggggggtcgaggcCAATCTACATACTGCAAACTTGACAGCTTAGTTGTGTACAGTAATGACGGGAACATTACCACATTACCGCAGCGTTGCTCCCTAGACAATAATAACAACGTAAAAGTTGTTCGTATTCATTATTATGAAGTTAGTTTAAAAGTACTGTTCAATTTAggtattttgtatttcttaatAAATTACTGTGTCTCCATTTCTGCCTATATACACAACTAAAGACAAAATCTgtcattttgtatgtatgtatgtgtgtttgtatgtaagtatttattttagatcctcctacaagcaggaactcgcgaaggagcctcattggcttatcaaagccgcaagctgaccgaagtcagtctcttacattcatatttaacgtccatgattatgaattgttaattgtcgaCAGctctgttactggacgacatgcatacattaatctgggagtgactcgaaccggggaccttatgattgaaaggcaccggcgttaaccactgagctaacacgtTGTCTCCTTCTTTGGCAGATCTTCAAATGGTGTCCACGTTTCGAGAAGTTCTTCAAAGTCCAGGGTATTTCAACATACGGTGCTTGCTCATCGTCCATGTTTGAAATGAATGGAGAGGTTTACCTGGCTGTGCCATTTTACCGGAGTACTAGTGCAAGTTTCAACGTTTACAGCCAAGTGTGGAAACAATCGACAACTTACGGTCAGTAATCGCGAtgtataaatatcaatattctTCGATTTTCCGGTTTTGATTGATACCCGGTGTTATTTATGATTATATGGTACAGGATTTCAAAGACGGAGACGGAGacggagagggggagggggaggtgaggggaggtgaggggggatggggaggggaggaggattCTATATTTTCCCGACTGACTTATGCAaggcatgaatatttatggCAGAAAAAGAGGTGGATGGAGGATTTCAGAAAGGAGGGGGCGTGGCCTTGGGttgttgaagccgactcccatgtATAGGTGTTTTGATGAGCAAGTTAATGAATTGCTGTTGTGTGTATGTGGGCGCGCGTGTGTGTGAAAGACGAGgggtatataggcctatacatcgGTGTAGGAATGGTCTAATTCCTACCCGACTGAAAGTAGAAAAAAACCGACAGAACCATATCACCCGACTGACGAATTTACTCTTCTTTCAGATAGTTACATGGGTTGCTACAAAGATGACTCAACACGTGCGCTGTCGGGACCCAGCTACAGTGATTCTTCTGGGATGACTATTCAGACATGTGTTGATTATTGTAGGGAGTTAGACTACCCCTTCGCCGGGTTGCAATCCGCGTCACAATGCTTCTGTGGGGATGACAACTATTCTGTGTATGATCTGACATCCGATTCAGAATGTACCAGTCAATGCACAGGAAACAGTGGCCAATATTGTGGAGGGTCCTGGAGAAATTCAGTTTACTCAGTGTGTAAGTATATGTACTTCACGTCTTGCAATGGTATATtatctcaatgtgtgtttgcccaATGTTAACTTCGACTTTTCCAGCTTTTTgtccctaaaagctcagtgagaATAataccgttctatgcaattttcatattaataatcattatttgtattgagttatctgtcgttaaacgtTTTGAGCTGAAacaaattcgccagattttttaacgagtccgtagattctacaaaattaattcaaaaatttgcaagccccgcccaacagatcatgcgccaatcaaatctgtctgttttgtttacgatcGTTAGGCCTGtgtgctagcctgtgttaggtccattctcttgaatagtacCTATCTTTCTCCCGGACTGTCCCGGTCCTACGATGTAGCTTGCGCcggaaattgtgtcatttccttccattgcaaggaataaacaggtgttttcagacgtttcctccttgaaattgggtccaaaaaagtggacgatacgagtatatataggttacatttgtgtaatgaacatatgctgatatgggcggtcgcagtgattttacgatCAATCGTTCgcaccataagggcaacagaaaataaatttctttctttcgattgcgacagcttttctccattaaacccacctggtcagagtgcagaGAGAATAAGAAACactgaatctgcttcggaagtttgttttttcaaaattcatcaacaaacacacattgagactttaacacTTTATCTTTCATGCATGGTGTGTTCCGATATAAACCAGGCCCACAAATGTGGCACTATTCAAAGGTGTAATATTATCTCTACCTTGGCCCTCTGATAATTGGCAAAGATCACGGGGCCCTCATTATATGTCTACCCATTTTCTCGTTCTACACATagtccttaaaggcattgaagactcgccccaaaacagcgtgccgccatctttaaaaacttaactttccgttgcttgcgagtgaagtttttctcttgtcgctaaatgcagacagtaatgaaacgtgataccttgttatctttagctggacctgagatgtccatcgctgtattgattgtacactgtgctgtgggtattgaccgcagctgtatgtactgactgtacactagtgtctaattacccaGGGTAATAAGCTGtgagtgtattttctgggatcgacggTGGTGTCTATAACAgttctgttacatctcattcgaaactaggtcagattaccagcattagacgtttctttttttgcaCCAGTCTTCACAACCTTTAATTCAAATGTAATTGGTTACGTTAATGATGCTGAATTGTAATATCATGCATTGGCATACATTGTATGGGATGACTGTAATGTATTTAAAGTGATGTGTATACAAGATTATGCCTATATGATGAAACGTTAATGACCGGTAGCCTATATATGATTACATGACGAAATCTGGATGAAATGACGAAACCATTGTTAGTGTACAATTCTGTCAGAATATGAGAACAAATTTGCAAGTCCTTTTCGTTACTTTACTTTGATGAGAGTGAAAATTCACAACCTGATGAACCCATGCATAGTCTAAGCCGTAGCTTTCATGCATTCCGAGGATCGATGCCGAGGTCTGAGGTCGTTGCTGAGTCATTATAGAAGGCCCTGGGTCGTGGTCCGAAAAGTTTACGGACTGCTGCCCTAAGTAATGTGTCCAGGTTGTAAAGAACGCACGCACTATCATTGACTTTTACAAGAATAGATATCAGCAGTATGCATGACTAACGTGAGCTCGGTTATTATCACTTTATAGCACCATCCTGGAGTTTACTTCAAGACCTGCCCGACACCAATTTGGCTGGATCCACCGGCGCTGTCCATTTCAACCATTCCGGTGTAGACTACTTGGTGATGGTGCAACACCACGACTCAATCACCTGCACCCACGATACGATCATTTTCGCTTGGAATTCAGATACGGAAGAGTTTGAGGTCCATCAAAGGCTCTCTGTTTCATACTGCCCAATCGATGCTGTAGTTTTCAAGGTAATGGAACTTTTCTATACATTATAGTCAATGTATGTTATAATGTATATAGCAAGACACTTGAAGGTCATATGTTGTGTGCCTTATGTCTTTCGTTCTTTCCTTCTTCATCAGAGGTTCTGTATTTAGCTTATCTCCACTGATCTCGATAGTTtaaatcaagggcgtaggaaccggggggctgggggcgccagcccccccccagtgaaaaatatggaggggcggaagtatcattccgcccccccccccccgcttcgcaagtcagaaaacccctttttcatttccaaatgagaaaaaaatctcatttggagcaccaaattgcatctaaggccaggtgaaatgcaaaattatatacaaaatggagtgggttggttgaagtgtgctatattgcaccaaattgcatctgaggccacctggaaatgccaaaaaaatccaaaggggaaggggtgtccccctccactccccttaagacccctcccccaggccggccatcagtcttcatccccccccccccactcaaaagtaccttcctatgctACTGGTTTAAATGCAAAGACGTAAATGGTGATAGCTTTGGTGTTTCTGTTTTCTGATAGCATCGCAATGGTTGGGAAAGAATAGTCAAAAGTCTTATAACTTGATAGTataacaaattataaaatctAAGATTGCGGATAGGCGTAATACTAAAGTTATAAGTAACGATACCTAATGAGACGCTTTCAGAGCGTGAATGCACGTTTTGAGAGTTGATCAGAATGGCCACTTATAGAGAGGAGGGAAGTCACTCTTTGATAAGAGTGGCTACATTTCAATTTTTAGTTCTGCAAAGAGTGAatgcttttactcttttaagAGTTAAAGTTGCTAGAATTCAATCTTAAGGGGAAGACTGAATCCACTCCACTAAAGAAAAGTGATtattataaacacttatatGATTATGGTTAAGATATTATGATCACTCCCTAAGAATGAATTTTTTCTTGGAATTGATAGAATATCACTAGGTCCCGCTACATACAATTATATTATCATTTCCATTACCGACTCTAATGTAGCAGTTATGTTAGATATTATAATTTGCTACGATCTTTAAACTTTAGACTTTTCAGAATCATTTTCAACCAGTGCGATGTTATACGAGAGAATATAGGCTAGCCGCTAGtaacatttgaatatattagcaaaatcaacaacagaaaAATGACATGACAACTGATGTTCAATACAAAGTGAACTATATATATGCAGCCCTTATAATTTTCAACGACTTTTATAAGCGAGTTGGAAAGAATCCTCATTCGGGACAGCCTTTGCCCTTTACTCAAGATCTATTTATGGCATTATATTTGACCATATCTGGTTTTATTGAACCTTCATGGCCTTGCACATATAAACCCTGCAGATCATTATCACTAAGTTAATCCATATAAAGTcagattaatttaattattaaagtGTGTTTTATAGATGGAACATAAAAAGTTGTCACGTCTTATTGTCCAACTGGCTTTGTCCTCAGTCTCAAACGGGTATCTTACATTATGAATCTGACCTCGTGAACTTGGTGAtatcaattatatttatattacacaATGTCCTATCAAATATTTTGGGACATGGGCGTTACCACTGGTTCACAATCGTGGCAATTCTTGTTCAAAATAAAAGGTATCCTTGTGTTGAGTATTTTCGAAGAAAAGTCACCTTAGAAATAGAATAGAAGCCTGCAGGGTCACGAAAACCAAATGACATAGTTGATCCACTCCCCTATAGTCGCCTTATATTGAAAACTTGTACAGGGTTATAGTGCAAATCAAAAGGTTAGGCGTATAATCTCTGATCGTGATACTAAACGTATAGGATTCCGTTTTTTATTCTTCCTTATACAGAGGACTATCTGTCTGTTCAGCttcaattttaaatattaattaaaaaatgtctttaaaatTTAAACCTCACTCAGTCTGCTTGTAATATGTTTTCTTAGTTTATTTCAATTGCAACATTTTAAAGCCGTTGGCACTAACGAATGTTTATCTATATGCATATTTCCCtcatatattaattattacCATCGACATTGTGTGCATATTAATATAGCTtgtttttttggtgttttttttttcttgctttaccATTTTTACAGAGGGGTGGAAGAGTTATAATGGTGACCAGCAACCTACGACAAAATCCGAGCGTAACATCTACGGACGAATACCAAATTTCCAACACCTTTTACATCATGGAAGGTTCAAAGTTCGTTGCTTACAGGACCGTGGAAGGCATAGACAATTGGGATTGGCAGACCTACGAACGAAATAATGACCTTTACTTGGTACAGTCTTCTCGTCACAACACTGAAGGAACGTATTCAAACACCACACTTAATATCTACAAATGGATCTGAAAATGAGGCGGCgatgaataattcattaattGTCTGGTGGTTTGAGGACAAACGCCCAAATGATAATTTATCGAGGGAgttatattgtaaattaatttgcatATGCATATGTAAATTACTAGCAAAATGATATTATCCTGGGCGCCCAATGATATGTGAATTCTCGTTCTGTTTACGGGTTAAGGAAAGGTTTATAGTTTTCTTGTCTTGTTTGAT is part of the Apostichopus japonicus isolate 1M-3 chromosome 11, ASM3797524v1, whole genome shotgun sequence genome and harbors:
- the LOC139976437 gene encoding uncharacterized protein yields the protein MGLKLALFVLLSLCYSLVSSKVLCELDKSDLSRAQFYGQLNTSMQYPVLEYQNITIYDCARSCRQEVTCLSYSYSSYSEECQLFEFDSETTPEYLTERGGYTYYDMVNRWTNHRDYTRACKSNKKCLNGGSCLNDCSASGFYCVCAEGYRGEFCESAYEHDVIWVDSFLVPSSRGTTAFTFNNRLYIAVGGFYDSNPSSVEAPTSIYRYNEDEDKFELFQELTNTEITLKLSNFVLSGKQYLFVSTYQVFGGSKITNSSLFVYQNATDSFEIHQTFATYGIWGAYTKRTTAGDFFMFLAYHYGDNYDETSEIFKWCPRFEKFFKVQGISTYGACSSSMFEMNGEVYLAVPFYRSTSASFNVYSQVWKQSTTYDSYMGCYKDDSTRALSGPSYSDSSGMTIQTCVDYCRELDYPFAGLQSASQCFCGDDNYSVYDLTSDSECTSQCTGNSGQYCGGSWRNSVYSVSPSWSLLQDLPDTNLAGSTGAVHFNHSGVDYLVMVQHHDSITCTHDTIIFAWNSDTEEFEVHQRLSVSYCPIDAVVFKRGGRVIMVTSNLRQNPSVTSTDEYQISNTFYIMEGSKFVAYRTVEGIDNWDWQTYERNNDLYLVQSSRHNTEGTYSNTTLNIYKWI